The genomic segment ATTAGGCTACTGTAAATTGCACATTGTGTTTCCAAGGCGTTTAAAATGCTTGAATTTTGGATAGAGGGGTTTTAGAGCTTTAAAAATAGCTGCGTGAATAAGCTGcatgagcaaaataaaatagGGTTATGTTCGTGCATACGTGCATAAcgtaaaatacattcaaatacaTGCAGAGTAAGGTAAAtgtcaaaaatattatttccatCACTATATGCACaaaactgtttgtttttatttaactcCCTGCATTTCTTAGTAAAGTTCAAACAAATTACTTACAAAATGTACATGATACATTATTAATTACTGTCATTTAAAAGTGCAGTCAATATATTTTTGCCATTATACTACTTTTGCATTACTTTTGGGTTACCTTCACCAAAGCAAACTGTGAAGTTGTGAAATGTCAATATTAATTTGTATGTCACAGACAataatgcaaaaaagaaaaaaaagaacagattgCACCAATTCTAATAGGACTCTGTTTAAGTTTTATAGTTTCCCCCCAAACTTGCAAATTGTTTATTCATTGCCTCAGAAAAAATGTCAATTGCTAAAAAAACATGGCTCACATTCCTTTTCTCTGCCTGACAGAATATGTATTTCATCAAACAATTTGAATTGTGTTGATTCAGCATTTGCCCCCAACCCCCACgccacaaaaatataaataacactATTAAGATTGGCACACATTGAGTAACATTAGCGTGCATTCCACTCAATGAGACATTAGCAGTGACTCAAAAGCCAACCAGACAGTATAGTCAGACTGCAGACTAAGGAAAGGGAATTGCGtatgatttttaaattgacagctggatgttatttatttatttattttcaggttttaaaaaaaaagttaaaaagacaaaatgcagTCACCACAATCTGAATTTATACCTTGACAGGTGTTATTTAATGGTAACCAACTTTTGTTTATCATGCCTTACAAAGAAACTGACACCCTAGtcttattttcaaatgaataattTTCTCCTCATTTCATTTGGTGTAATGCTATTCCACCGTGGGCTGCTACATATTTTGCATTGGCGTCATTAAGAATTGAGATCATTTATGAGTATGAGGTCAATGTACTAAAGGTGTtcaattctgtgtgtgtgtgtgtgtctgtaggaAGGTGCCATGGACCTGCTGAAAGAGCTCAAAAGTTTCAACATGACACTTAAACTCCTTCAGGTAACGCACgagcatgcacacgcacgctcatCCACCCCAACACAAAGTCCAGccgtagagtgttcaataaatgAACAGACAAAGTTGTTGAAGACAAAGGACATGTTGAAAAGAGAACTTGATTCCCCCTGCAGCTATAACAGGTTCTACTCTTTGGGGATGACTATTTGAAGGATGTTGGAGTATGGCTGTGAGAATTGTTGCCCATCATCCAGAAGAACATGAGCAAGAGAAGCCCAGGATTATAATTTCTGTTCTTGTTCATCCCAAAGTTTTCGGGGGACATGAGGTCAAGTTTTTCCCCACCAAACTCACAAGCGCCTTCACCAAACTGTTCACACAATGTCGGAAGCATAGAATGATCCAAAATGTATCTTTCTAAGATGAAGAATTAAGACCAACCAAACCCTTTCTGGAGTTCTAAATGTATGGTTATATTTGTTTTAGGAGACAAGGATCGGCATGTCTGTGAATAGCATCAGGAAACACTGCCCAGACGAAGAGGTCGTCGCTTTGGCAAAAATCCTCATTAAGGAATGGAAAAGACTTTTGGGTATGTCGTGCGTTGCCGTCGTAGAGCAGATCATGTTACACACGTTATTTCCTCTGACGACACACACAGACTTCAGCCGTCCTCAAACGGAGAAAGCGGCACGAGAGAAGAATGATTTGGACTCCTGCAGAGCAGCAATGTCTCCAAAGAGCTCACCCAGGTCAGTCAGTTGCTTCGCATCAGCTGCATTGAGACCAAACATGTATAAACATCTGGCCTCACTGCTTCTCTTAGGATGATGGTTGTatgtgtggggggaaaaaaaactattgctcAGACGTCAAGGCATATTTTCAGCACTTTTGTGGTGTTAATAATTGTATTTGGATGGCCCGGTGgttgagtggttagcgtgttgacctcacagtgcagaggttgtgggttccgATCccgactccggcctccctgtgtggagtttgcatgatctccccgtgcctgtgcggGTGTTTTCCGGGCACTCCGGGTATCTCCCACATTTCGAAAACACGCATgtcaggttgatggaacactctaaattgtccctcggtgtgattgtgagtccggatggttgttcgtctctgtgtgccctgcgattggctggcaaccggttcagggtgtcccccgcctattgcccgaagacggctgggataggctcccgcaccccccgcgacccgtgtgaggataaagcggatcggaaaatgtatgtttggatggatggatggaagattgTATTTGTTCAGAGCTGAGCCatcaaaagaataaaatatgagGTCAACAAAAACAGGTACGACCAGTTGCTTTTTCTATCATTCATTGGTCAAATGGATTTGTCATTGCTGAGTCAATGGACCATTTGAGGCAGTGTAGTGAGAGAATAATCAAACATGCTTCAGTTAGCTTCCCCTTTGCAATGCATTAGCTCAAGTCCAGAGGGTGTGCTATTTTGTATACTTCGCAATCTCCAAGTGATGAAAATTGAGATGAATTCGATTAGATGATGAAGCAATTTGATATTCTATCGGCATCATTATCCCCGACCCCCCAACCTTCTTTGCACCACAGACGTTTTTCAACTTAAGACATACTTTGATGTACTGGCATAGATGGACTTTGATGgactggaagaaaaacaaaatattgaaaatacagCTAACCTTTACGGTAAATATtacgtattttccggactataaggcgcagtttttttcatagtttgggcGGGGGTGCGACtcatactctggagcgattttttgtatgaaataattaacacattctatcatttgacatgttattttcacattaaaccgcaagagggggttctaggcctgtgttgatgCTTTCcacgtggacaaaaaaaaaagacctataATGACTCTGACGTCAGCGAAGTAGAAGATGAGGCACCGGCTCTTCTACTTCGCTGACGTCAGAGCATCGTCATCTACAGAGATTAtttatttggagtgacactgttggtttggtaaacttgttcgCATGATCATTATGCtacagttatctgaataactctggatatgttacgtgaacataccggGCACATTCTCATTtcattgtttatgcgtcatgtaacgttagcatatcgtactcttattcagcctgttttatttttatttgccttcaaagatgacatgtctgttcttggtgttgaatTGAATCacataaatttcccccaaaatgtgacttacACTCCACTGAgacttatgtatgtttttttgttctttattatgcattttatggctggtgcgacttatattccggaaaatacagtagttgCAATTAGCGCTTGCCCTGCGCAATCTTCTCTTCATCGAGCAGGTTTCAACTTGTGTTCCATAGCATAGCGCGTTCTAAGATGTGACATCGTAGCCCGTCTCAAAACAACTCAAcgtttctttctttcatcatgatgattgaaattgtgttttgtattgCATTTGAGGAGCTACTTGCAGTGCGGGCGTGTTACTGGTCCAATGTTTCCACACACTTCTAGCATTGTACGGTCGGTACTGTGACAAGCTTTATGACACAGTTGGGATATTACTGCGTGTTGAGCCACGCAATTCTGATCTTCAGTTTCAAAAAACAGACACATCATTACCTGTTGAACGTCTCTTGAGAAAAATGGATttgtggtttgttgttgttgttgatcacAGAGGATTGGACATCAAACAGAGACAAGATTCAGTACCGGATGCAAATCAATCCATTACAGACACGCAAGGAAAAGATACCGGTGAGCCCAAGAATAAAAAGGGCCACCGAGACGCGAATGTGGTTGCAAAGCATCTGTATGAGAAACGACTAAAAGAAATGGTTAAAGAAGAAAGTAAGAATCCAAGAGAAGCAGAAAACAACCAGCTTGAGAAGAAACAGAAGCATGAACCGAACCACTTAAAAGAGATCAGAGAGCGTGAGGAGTCCAAAAGGGTCAACGGCTGGAAACCCAAAGAGGACAGCAGACCTGAGAGGCTGATGAACAAATTTCCAGACCAAGCTGTAGCCAATGCCTACAAGGAGAAGCCTGCAGGTGTCCAAAAGCCAATCTTTGAAAGGTCAGAAGAGGCCCCTTTAAACAATATACTATCGCTGTTGTGATGCTTACCGGTGGCAGAACGCGAGTGACTATCTCTGACCTGAATTGAAACGATACTTGTGTTTGGATTTGCGCTGCCAAATATACCCTAAAATGCTTCgggtaatttttttgtttttcagtgtaattaaaaacataattaaTTCAGCAGAAACTGTGCGGACGAGGATAAGGCGTGTTGGATATCGTAAATAATTGTCCAGAGAAGATAGCAACACTACATGGTGGTGGAGTAGTAAGAGTATAGTTGGTTTGTAGTCTTGAGGTCATCATCACCTGTAGTTTAGTCTGCTTGAGTGCCTAGCTGAGTAGACTACGACGTGCTATTGATTCAACTGCCAAAGAGCCTGTCTTGCCATTAATCCGAGTAACAGAAAAATCAAACTGAAGACGTCAACACACCGAACGATGCATCCGAACTCGACTGAATCTACGAGGTTTTGCCGCTTACGTTGATGAGTGGCTCACCGTTGGCCTCTGGTTTTGCAGTCATTGTATGGAGCAATCAGTCATTGCCAGCAGCTTCTCAAAATACCCACGCCATCTCCTTAGTCACGCCCTTTCTCTCCTCTTTGTGGCCATCTGTTTCTTCCTTGACAAATgcgtcatgtttttgtggttcaatcaAATAATACAGTACTGCATGTTGTATGTGGAGCCATACAACCTTTTTCTCGTGCAGCACACTTCAGTCTCCTTTGACCGCATTGCTCAGTGTGCGGCGGTCTTTAGTTCGATAACAGGGAAAAAGTCGAGCTGCATCAGTCACCAATAGTAGACTAGGCTCATTTGCAAATTATGGTATTACCAAGGGTAAGCCATTTCATGTCTTGCTATCCTTGCTATCCTGAATTAATGAACACATCTCTTTTCGGGAAAGTCAACTCAAAACTTTTCTCAACCATAATACGTTCTATGCGGCCCCCACTAGTCGTAATGGAGCATTCTGAGTCATATTGCGTTTGTGTAAAACGAATTAAGTAGTTACCACAGGGGCTGGCtgatgactgaaaatgacatcacagttgctcagacCAATCAGTGTCGGAGTTATACCCGGACAAGTTTATACAGAAGAACTCGACTCAGGGAAGATTGTTGGTGCAGTCCGACGGGAGTGGATCTCTCAGAgagaattctttattttttcattttctattttttatttttcgttttcgtgctaccgctatttttatttttatttttattcttcgtggcaggggttcactttggccttgggagtcaagttcagcattcgcttcattgatatctggcgccatctagcgtcgcgaatgggtataatgtctagacccaaATACAATATCTGGTTATCTGTTATCTGGaggacatacaatacaatacaatacaatacaatacaatacatgctgatttatatagcgctttcacaacagcggcagctgtaacaaagcgctttacaaaacagttaacataaggtaaaataataaacacaacacataacataaaacacagacagtcgtgcagtcctaaccacttttctgtcacacgctttgttgtttgaagcggtttgagatgaaagaggagagaatcaaagtgtcctttaaccagtggatcagagacgtcatgctcaaaatgtgcacacgtcggctacaagctaagtttcaaagtcaacaagaagctgtagcatccattgacgaaaaaagagattggttaacttctcctgtcccaatgaaatccatttcaattccaagcggcgactcacggttccaaatatgcatctgcgctcttcgccaacgctcctctctcctcatcctcaacttcagcggccatccatccagccgcaccaacgccaactgtccaacagcgctgacatagccactgaacaaatcggggttgtgaaaaatgctgcccattactggcgcaaaaaacacaagcgccccaggtctgtccagcaccgacagtcaatggcgccgacattcctcccaatcaaaatctgtgctggtacaggcgtgctgccgagaaggcgcaaccaccaagcacagatactgctcctttgacgaatgtcgtggccaaaaagcgctgaaaacagtccatatcaggtccacacaatgaagcaacaaacaacatgtgacaaaacaaaagacaaaaacagcaaaaaagaacaaaaaagcaaggctcttgaagagcacttgctgaaggctgcctactcgggcgccatcttgggaaaaataaaaaataaataagaaataagaCGACCCcacgtcttatttcaatgcaaaaaacaccgtcttctattcgggccaatacggtacatggaactttaaacatgataacaTTCCCTTTAATGATGAAGAGCCACCACATCTGCATTTGAATCAACGTACCTGTTGGACGACTATAAATTGTGGCTGGCGTTGGGTCTTCCTTCCAAGCAGTTCACCTTACGTTGCATATTCTTTCTGACTGACACTTCACACATCCACACTGGTAGAGTAGAAGACTTTTCGTCCCAccccgcaagaaaaaaaatcttccattcAAGCCTTTTACCTCGTTTCATCGATCGCTCTTGCTTTGGTCAAATGACATGGACGGGTTTGTTTTACTCGCGGGGTCATCAGGGAACCCTTCAGATTTTGCCACCTGGAAGAATGCGTGATGTCATGGTGAAGGAGCCTCTTCATTTCAGGAGAGGAGTATTGGACAGCAGCATTCTCtatccctcccgcttcccctcACCTCCACGCCCCGCTCGGCCTCCTCTCCCGATCAAGCGCCCCTCTGTGGATGGGAAGAAAGAGAGGTCAGCAGGGATGGACTTATTGTTCTCATCGGCCTTGTCGCTGCGCATGCTGCATGCTGCCATGGCTTACTCGGGTGCATCTTTATCGTGAGCATGTTTGCTCGGGACACATTTTGCAACATGGAAGTGTTGACGTCGCGGTCTACTGACGGGTGAAATTTGTTCAGGAAGGATGGTAAAGACTCCTCGCTTGGGCGCTCTCATGCTCCAGGGCTCACCTCCCCCATGGCTAAGCGCCCTTCACTGGAATCTAAGAAGAGGTCAGGGGGGGGATGTATGCGGATGCGCTCACATGCATGACTTTGCAGTGAATGAATTTTCTTTTGGGAAGctcatattttgttcatattaGGAAAGTTCCAAAAGACCCAAATACTGCGCGGGCTCCACTTTGTTTTAATCTCCAGCCCCCACCGCCAAGGTCAGCGTGCACTGACAATGTCAGCTCACACCGTGACACGACTGATCACCTGCTCAAGCTGTCTTGTCCTTTTAGAAAAGAGCCCCCAGATCCAAATGCTCCGCTGCCTCCACTGCCTCTTCATCTTCACCCCCCACCTGCGCCAAAGCGCCCTTCGCTGGATGGGACAAAGGAGAGGTGGGATTCGGATCACAACGGACCGCAGCTTCGGAGGTGGAATACTTTGAAGCTTTTTGATATGTTTTTAACCACAGGAAGGACTCCTCACACTCTAAAATTGCCTCCCAGAAGACGTCAGACTGTGTGAAGAGAGACAGGTCTGGAAAGTGGGGTCACCAATTTGTATTTTCTGGAATGGATGTGGATGACTTCAAATCAAGACAGAAATAGATCGCGTTTGGGCTCACAGTCGAAAAGTCTtgatttctcaaaaaaaaaaaaatcatttagaatgttttttattttgtgtttgttttagaaATCTGGCTTAATGGGTAGAAATGGCCAAGCCATAAGATTTTCTGTGTTCTTTTCTTGCAGGAAAGACAGTTTGGATAGCAAAGTGGCTAAAAAACCATCAATGGATGCTAGAAAAGAAAGGTTGGAGATGCATGAGTGTGAAAGTGCTTGTTCGGCCATAGAGCAGATACGAGGATTGACTTTAAAGTTGGAGAATCGTTTAGTCTTGCGCAACTGGTCCATTACTCCTACGGGAAGTAAAAATGAGAGCAAATATGGAGGTCAAGATGTTGTTGCTGCAAAATTAATTATTATCCTTTCATACTGAGGTGCAATCTCGCCAATAAGGCGCGCGACTGATTAGCACGTCCGACTTATAGTGAGGTCCacggtttgattctggctctggccttcctgtgtgtttgcatgttctcccgatgCCTGCGTGGGTGTCCTCCGAgcactccgggttcctcccacatcccaaaaatatgcatggcagtttaatggaCCACTCGAAATTGTCTTTCGGTGTGGTGatcgtgagcgcggatggtttttcgtctctgtgtgccctgcaattggctggcaaccagttcagggtctcccccgcctactgcccaaagtcagctcccccatgaccctcatgaggataaagcggatggaTGGAATCTCGCCAATGGCGCACAAAGCTCCTGGCATGACTCAAGTCTCAAATCAACGGGTGTTTCTCGTCACATTTGTCTCTTTCTGTCATTCAGGAAGAACTCCCTTGACTCTAAATTAAGCCAGCCAGTGAAACACCATAAAACTACTACCAACCCTGACAGGTCTGCACAGGGCAAtgctttgtatttgtttattatgaACTCATGTTCACTCAAGTGTGTCATTACTCAGGCGGGAGTCTGACTCAAAGCAGAGCAGCCTTTCACCTCCTACAAAGAAGCTGACGTCTGAAAGGTACATGCAGCATTTGATCCACTTCAAGTAAAATCTGCTAGCTGTGGTTACGTGTGTTAAAAGCAAAGAGGTGATGATGTTGACGTTATGTGACAGGCGAGAGTCGCAAGGCTCAAAAGCCTCTCAGCCTGGACCTCAACAAAGGAAGCAGTCCACTGACCACAATGAAAGGTATTTACAgttagcaacaacaaaaaaaggggggacaagctcaattcaatttcaaaagTTTTTCACCATTCATGTGACAGATGCTTATTCTGCACTACTcgattgaaattttttttaacaataatacCGCTATCTTTTCGAAAGGGAAAATATACACCTGAGAAAACTGCACAAGTGTGGACACCCTCTAAGAACCATGTGGCCGTGGTGAAAATGTACCCATCGCGttaaaactcatgttaaatgacaGTCAATGAACACTAAAACACTTGAACACTTACGAGAACAGTCGGCATTTAGTCGGGGGTCATTCAGAGGCAGAATCCCAGAAAAACCTCTGAAATATAGATAGTTGTGAATGgttgtgccccgtgattgaccTGTCTGCACACCTCTCACCCTAAGTCACCTGGGATAGACTTCATTTTATCCATGAAATCGGTTATGTcgtagaaaatggacggatggacacCCCTGTATTATATACACTGAAAAAAGAAGAATTGCACATAACTCTGAACGGAACATGAGTACAAATTATTATGTACCAAGTACACACAAATGAGACGTATCCTGGCAGGTTCACCAGGAATATAAAACTTGATTGCAATTTGCATCTGTCGAAGATCAGCTGACACCACCCCTGCTCTTTTGTTCAGAAAAGGCAAAACCGACGTGCCTAAAACTCCAACCACGCCCACCAGCCCCATGTCACCTGGCTTGGCCTCCGCTGGGGGTCCATTACCACCCCACCTGACTACTGGAGACTCTGTCCGTGACAAGTGCATCGAGATGCTGGCTGCTGCCTTGCGCACCGAcagtgagcacgttttttttctaatcactCATGAGCATGTATTATTCTG from the Hippocampus zosterae strain Florida chromosome 5, ASM2543408v3, whole genome shotgun sequence genome contains:
- the tcea3 gene encoding transcription elongation factor A protein 3 isoform X2, encoding MTREEDLTRIAKKLEKMASRNNTEGAMDLLKELKSFNMTLKLLQETRIGMSVNSIRKHCPDEEVVALAKILIKEWKRLLDFSRPQTEKAAREKNDLDSCRAAMSPKSSPRGLDIKQRQDSVPDANQSITDTQGKDTGEPKNKKGHRDANVVAKHLYEKRLKEMVKEESKNPREAENNQLEKKQKHEPNHLKEIREREESKRVNGWKPKEDSRPERLMNKFPDQAVANAYKEKPAGVQKPIFERRGVLDSSILYPSRFPSPPRPARPPLPIKRPSVDGKKERKDGKDSSLGRSHAPGLTSPMAKRPSLESKKRKVPKDPNTARAPLCFNLQPPPPRKEPPDPNAPLPPLPLHLHPPPAPKRPSLDGTKERWDSDHNGPQLRRKDSLDSKVAKKPSMDARKERKNSLDSKLSQPVKHHKTTTNPDRRESDSKQSSLSPPTKKLTSERRESQGSKASQPGPQQRKQSTDHNERKGKTDVPKTPTTPTSPMSPGLASAGGPLPPHLTTGDSVRDKCIEMLAAALRTDNDYKDFGTNCDSMSAEIEDHILQFGQICA
- the tcea3 gene encoding transcription elongation factor A protein 3 isoform X1, with the protein product MTREEDLTRIAKKLEKMASRNNTEGAMDLLKELKSFNMTLKLLQETRIGMSVNSIRKHCPDEEVVALAKILIKEWKRLLDFSRPQTEKAAREKNDLDSCRAAMSPKSSPRGLDIKQRQDSVPDANQSITDTQGKDTGEPKNKKGHRDANVVAKHLYEKRLKEMVKEESKNPREAENNQLEKKQKHEPNHLKEIREREESKRVNGWKPKEDSRPERLMNKFPDQAVANAYKEKPAGVQKPIFERRGVLDSSILYPSRFPSPPRPARPPLPIKRPSVDGKKERKDGKDSSLGRSHAPGLTSPMAKRPSLESKKRKVPKDPNTARAPLCFNLQPPPPRKEPPDPNAPLPPLPLHLHPPPAPKRPSLDGTKERKDSSHSKIASQKTSDCVKRDRKDSLDSKVAKKPSMDARKERKNSLDSKLSQPVKHHKTTTNPDRRESDSKQSSLSPPTKKLTSERRESQGSKASQPGPQQRKQSTDHNERKGKTDVPKTPTTPTSPMSPGLASAGGPLPPHLTTGDSVRDKCIEMLAAALRTDNDYKDFGTNCDSMSAEIEDHILQFGQICA
- the tcea3 gene encoding transcription elongation factor A protein 3 isoform X4, which produces MTREEDLTRIAKKLEKMASRNNTEGAMDLLKELKSFNMTLKLLQETRIGMSVNSIRKHCPDEEVVALAKILIKEWKRLLDFSRPQTEKAAREKNDLDSCRAAMSPKSSPRGLDIKQRQDSVPDANQSITDTQGKDTGEPKNKKGHRDANVVAKHLYEKRLKEMVKEESKNPREAENNQLEKKQKHEPNHLKEIREREESKRVNGWKPKEDSRPERLMNKFPDQAVANAYKEKPAGVQKPIFERRGVLDSSILYPSRFPSPPRPARPPLPIKRPSVDGKKERKVPKDPNTARAPLCFNLQPPPPRKEPPDPNAPLPPLPLHLHPPPAPKRPSLDGTKERKDSSHSKIASQKTSDCVKRDRKDSLDSKVAKKPSMDARKERKNSLDSKLSQPVKHHKTTTNPDRRESDSKQSSLSPPTKKLTSERRESQGSKASQPGPQQRKQSTDHNERKGKTDVPKTPTTPTSPMSPGLASAGGPLPPHLTTGDSVRDKCIEMLAAALRTDNDYKDFGTNCDSMSAEIEDHILQFGQICA
- the tcea3 gene encoding transcription elongation factor A protein 3 isoform X3 — its product is MDLLKELKSFNMTLKLLQETRIGMSVNSIRKHCPDEEVVALAKILIKEWKRLLDFSRPQTEKAAREKNDLDSCRAAMSPKSSPRGLDIKQRQDSVPDANQSITDTQGKDTGEPKNKKGHRDANVVAKHLYEKRLKEMVKEESKNPREAENNQLEKKQKHEPNHLKEIREREESKRVNGWKPKEDSRPERLMNKFPDQAVANAYKEKPAGVQKPIFERRGVLDSSILYPSRFPSPPRPARPPLPIKRPSVDGKKERKDGKDSSLGRSHAPGLTSPMAKRPSLESKKRKVPKDPNTARAPLCFNLQPPPPRKEPPDPNAPLPPLPLHLHPPPAPKRPSLDGTKERKDSSHSKIASQKTSDCVKRDRKDSLDSKVAKKPSMDARKERKNSLDSKLSQPVKHHKTTTNPDRRESDSKQSSLSPPTKKLTSERRESQGSKASQPGPQQRKQSTDHNERKGKTDVPKTPTTPTSPMSPGLASAGGPLPPHLTTGDSVRDKCIEMLAAALRTDNDYKDFGTNCDSMSAEIEDHILQFGQICA